A window of the Chaetodon trifascialis isolate fChaTrf1 chromosome 9, fChaTrf1.hap1, whole genome shotgun sequence genome harbors these coding sequences:
- the fzd9b gene encoding frizzled-9b, whose product MSMDGCPLKVVIFLWCLLVISGSSFEIGSYDLERGRPAKCEPIVIPMCEGIGYNLTRMPNFMDHDDQKEAAIKLNEFAPLVAYGCDVHLRFFLCSLYAPMCTDKVSTSIPACRPMCEQARERCAPIMKKFSYTWPDSLDCSRLPTRNDPNALCMEAPENETRTEGKKGEGMLPVPPRPRQPGTSSGRSPGSMGSCENPDKFQFVEKSQSCAPRCSSAVDVFWSRQDKDFAFIWMTVWSILCFVSTAFTVLTFLLEPHRFQYPERPIIFLSMCYNVYSVAFIIRSVAGAENIACDRENGELYIIQEGLESTGCTIVFLILYYFGMASSIWWVILTLTWFLAAGKKWGHEAIEAHSNYFHMAAWGIPALKTIIILTMRKVAGDELTGLCYVGSMDSGALTGFVLIPLSCYLIIGTSFILTGFVALFHIRKVMKTEGTNTEKLEKLMVKIGIYSILYTVPATCVIVCYFYERLNMDYWKLRGLQMKCGSFNGLSSDCSLQTSVPTVAVFMLKIFMSLVVGITSGVWVWSSKTLQTWQGLCSRKLTDRTRSRKPCSGVSCGSTHCHYKSPAVVLHMAKTDLHSDNPTHV is encoded by the coding sequence ATGAGCATGGATGGTTGTCCGCTGAAGGTGGTGATTTTTTTGTGGTGTCTGCTGGTGATTTCGGGGTCCAGCTTTGAGATAGGCTCCTACGACTTGGAGCGAGGCAGACCAGCCAAGTGCGAGCCCATCGTGATCCCCATGTGCGAGGGGATCGGCTACAACCTGACCCGCATGCCCAACTTCATGGACCACGACGACCAGAAGGAGGCTGCCATCAAGCTGAATGAGTTTGCCCCTCTGGTGGCTTACGGCTGTGATGTGCACCTCcgcttcttcctctgctccctctaCGCCCCCATGTGCACGGACAAAGTGTCGACCTCCATCCCCGCCTGCAGACCCATGTGCGAGCAGGCCAGGGAGAGGTGTGCCCCCATCATGAAGAAGTTCAGCTACACTTGGCCGGACTCGCTCGACTGCTCCAGGCTGCCCACCAGAAACGACCCCAACGCTCTGTGCATGGAGGCTCCCGAGAACGAAACCAGGACGGAGGGCAAGAAAGGTGAGGGCATGCTTCCGGTGCCCCCTCGCCCCAGGCAGCCGGGCACCAGCAGCGGCCGCTCTCCGGGCAGCATGGGCTCCTGTGAGAACCCAGACAAGTTCCAGTTTGTGGAGAAGAGCCAGTCGTGCGCGCCGCGCTGCTCCTCCGCTGTGGACGTGTTCTGGTCCAGGCAGGACAAAGACTTTGCCTTCATTTGGATGACGGTGTGGTCCATCCTTTGCTTCGTCTCAACCGCCTTCACCgtcctcaccttcctcctggAACCTCACCGCTTCCAGTACCCCGAGCGccccatcatcttcctctcgaTGTGTTACAACGTCTACTCTGTGGCCTTCATCATCCGCTCTGTGGCGGGGGCTGAGAACATCGCCTGCGACCGGGAGAACGGTGAGCTGTACATCATCCAGGAAGGGCTGGAGTCCACGGGTTGCACTATCGTCTTCCTCATCCTCTACTACTTTGGCATGGCCTCCTCTATCTGGTGGGTCATCCTCACCCTCACCTGGTTCCTGGCTGCGGGGAAGAAGTGGGGCCACGAGGCTATTGAGGCCCACAGCAACTACTTCCACATGGCTGCTTGGGGCATCCCTGCTCTGAagaccatcatcatcctcacaaTGAGGAAGGTGGCTGGAGATGAGCTGACGGGGCTGTGCTACGTGGGAAGCATGGACTCCGGGGCACTCACCGGCTTCGTCCTCATCCCTCTGTCCTGCTACCTGATCATCGGCACCTCCTTCATCCTCACCGGCTTCGTGGCTCTCTTCCACATCCGCAAGGTGATGAAGACGGAAGGCACCAACacagagaagctggagaagCTCATGGTGAAAATCGGCATCTACTCCATCCTCTACACGGTGCCGGCCACCTGTGTCATAGTCTGCTACTTCTACGAGAGGCTAAACATGGACTACTGGAAGCTGCGGGGGCTGCAGATGAAATGCGGATCGTTCAACGGGCTCAGCAGCGACTGCTCGCTGCAGACGTCCGTGCCCACCGTGGCTGTGTTCATGCTGAAGATCTTCATGTCGCTGGTGGTCGGCATCACCAGCGGGGTGTGGGTGTGGAGCTCCAAGACCCTGCAGACCTGGCAGGGCCTTTGCAGCAGGAAGCTGACAGACAGGACTAGAAGTAGGAAACCCTGCAGCGGTGTCAGCTGCGGCAGCACACACTGCCACTACAAATCTCCTGCTGTGGTTCTGCACATGGCTAAGACTGACCTTCACTCAGACAACCCCACACATGTCTGA